In bacterium, the DNA window TGTTAGTTGCTATTACTTGATAATTGTATCGCTTGTATTCAAATAGCAAAATTACCTCCTTCTCCTCACCCATTCTTGTAATCGCACAGCGATAGCATACTTTATCCCTTTCTTATCCATATATCTAAAAAATTCGTGATTGTAAAAACTTGAATCACTCCTGACAAAGATGTGTCTTGTTGTTACTGGAAGTCTCTTTAGACACTCTCGCAAGAACTCCTTTGCACCTTTTCCACTATACACATCACCAGAACGGAACTTACCCTATAGAAAATCTCTTGTTTCCTCTATGAAGCAAAGGATTTGGATGGTAGCTCTTTCTACCCTTTTTCTTCGGGTTAAAACCTTTACTTGCCCTTCGTTGGCTTCCATAAACCGTCCGAACATGCGAATCCAGATCTAAGGTAATTTTGTCCTTGTAGCTCTTACGAACTTCTTTCAGCAACCCTACGTTTACTTCACCTATCTTAAGAGCTTGAGGAACTGTAAATTTTCTTAAGAAGCGGCTTATTGTCGTATCGTAGGGATATTCCTTGAAGCCTAATATCTTCAAAAACACCTTATCCAGGGGGAACAGGATAGTATCTGATAGTCTTGTAAGGTCTAATACCAATGCGTAAATAATAGAAATTAACATTTTCCCAATACTATATTTGCTCTTTCGTCTTTGAATTTCTATGCTTTCATCCAGTTTTCTTTTTAACCATAGATTCACAACAAAGTCATTAAAGAGTTTCATCCCACCAAATGGAGTTATATTTTTCTCTCCGAACTCTACCTTAATTTTTTTCGTTGACTTTTTCTTCTTTTTGTAGTATATGTTCCATGATACCTCCTTTTCTGTTTTGCACTTTTTTAGTGCAAATTTTCGTAGTGCAATTATAACAGGGAGGAGGCATCTTTGCAAGAAATATATTTAGTTTATACAACTTAAGCTAATTTTGAATAAAATATTCACGCATTATTTGGGTTAAATATTACTAAAAAAATTTTGTCTAATTTCTTTATTTTTCCCTCTGGATAATGCATGTAGCTCTACGATATTGTTGAAATTACGACTTTCATAAGTGATAGAAAGATGCATATTTATCAACGTCTCGAAGAATTATTATCTAAAAATTTGCACTTTATTCGATTTCCCTTTACGCTCTGGCTCGTAACCAATTCGCATTTAGCATCTTCGTGGTGACATGACCCCCTTTTATTTCAATATCACTACCCTATTTGTAGCCACTAAGTTGCTTACCTGTTCATACTCTCCTGAGAATGGATAGAACTCAAGTCTCAAGAAATACAGGCCACTTGAAAACCCTTTAGGTGTCCATGCTAATGTATGAGTTCCACAATGGTTTGCATCGTCTACCAGTACTTCAATTAATCGACCAGCTAAATCGTAAACCTTCAGTGAAACACGACCGCTTGATGACACTTGATACCTAATACTTGTAAACTGACTGAATGGATTAGGATAGTTCTGTAATTTCAGTTTATTTAGGTGAGAGTAAACTTTTTCCTCAATTCTTGGCTCCTGCAGATAAAAGTAGCCATCTACTGACTCACATGAGTCAACTACAGCCTCTAAGTCCAATATTGAACTACCATACCCTATAACCTGCCATGTAACATAAGCCATAGTCCCATTGCCACTCACCCCTGGAACACTCCCTTCCAAAGTACAGGATACATGAATAGAGCTATCACTTATATCATACATAAAAAGAGTAATACCTCCCTGACTTAGAAATGGACCTTCATCAACACAAATAGCATGCAGCACAGCAGGGTTGAAGTTGAGCTCAAATTGCCAACAATAGAGACTACAAGCATCAGCAATACAGATTGAATCTGTAAAAGTATCACCAATGTCTGGTGGCGGTCCTATGATAGTATCCGGTTCAACTGAAACTATTACCTTTGGTAGGTCAGGTGTATATTCTTCGTTAGCTTTAAGATAACCAGCCCCATACGGGTCCCAGCCTCCAACAGCATATATCTTGTTATTCACTGTAGCAGCTGTCAAATACCACCGTTTACTTGGCATACTTCCCTTAGTAGCCCAAGTATCAGTTACTGGGTCGTATTCCTCATTAGTAGCAACGCATACACCACCACCAGTACCTCCTCCAATTGCATATATTTTTCCGTATGCTGTAGCAGCTGCAAGTCCATCTCTCCTTGTAGGCATACTTGCTTTGGTAGACCAAGTATCAGTTATCGGGTCGTATTCCTCATTAGTAGCAAGGTGCACACCACCACCAGCAGACCCCCCAACAGCGTATATCTTGTTACCTACTACAGTAACTGCCAAAGCCGACCTCGCTGTCGGCATACTTGTCTTATTAGTCCAGGTATCAGTTGATGGGTCATATTCCTCATTAGTAGCAAGTGGCTCTCTTCCCATTCCCATTCCTCCAATCGCATATATTTTACCATTTACTGCAACAACCCCTAAGTAACCGCGTCTGGTCGGCATAGGAGCTTTGGTAGTCCAAGTATCAGTTGACGGCTCATACTCCTCATTTTTAGTAATATTAACCCCTCCTCCAATAGCGTATATTTTACCGCTCACTGCATCAGCACCTAAGGCAAACCGATTAGTTGGCATACTTGCCTTGGTGGCCCAACTGTTAGTTAACGGGTCATATTCCTCATTAGTAGCAAATACCGTACCACTTGCATGTCCCCCAATAGCATATATCTTACTATCAACTACAGCGGCTGCTAAGTCCTCACGTGCTGTTGGCATACTGGCTTTGGGAGTCCAACTATCAGCAGACACAGAACTTTGTAGCATAAGCTTACTTATCAAAACGAGTATCAAGATAGATAATGACTTTCCTTTCATATTCACCTCCAAAATATTTTAACTCTCAATCATTTAAAATAACTTGCTTTTACACAATGTCAAGGATAAAATGAAAAATGGAGAAGTGAACTATAATATCCTTTTAGGCGAGCACTGTAAAATAATTTTCTAGTATATACAACATGTTCACTATGTTGGGTTATCAAATGGTATCTTTTAAAAATGTGAGAGGGAAGGTACATGGTATACAGGGGATTAGAGGATTAAAGTTTCCGCAGGATCCGTATGGATATGAAAGAAGATTTAGTAAACGAGTTACGCAAAATTGCAAATAAAAAGCTTGAGAAATCTCCAAAATTAACTTATATTCAGGAGGGTGTTTAGAAATAAGCAGTTTTTCTGGTAAAAGTTCTTTGAGGTAAAATTTTAAATCCCGATTCATCGGGATAAAAACTTCGCTCTTTGAAATTTAAATATGTGAAAGAACTACACAGCACATAAATTATGTGCCGGATTGAGTAAAAGTACGTACTCCTATCTGAACCAAACTTCCGTAATTGTCGTTCACTTTACTTAAGCCATTGAGAGCCCTATTCGTAATTTACTTTTGAAAATGAAGTCCTTGGTTCGTTTGATAATTACTGCCATTATGCTTAAAATGTATGAATTGGCGATTCTTCCTTTTTGACTCTCTACCATCTTTCCTAAGAGGGCCATAAGTAGCTGGACAGATGAATCTATCTCCTATTGTGATCAGAGAAGAACCTACCTTGGGAATACTCAGTTCCGTAAAAAGATTAATGTCTTTGCTTTTAGGTTTCTTCCAGCGATTGTTTAAGTCAATGATTGGAATTATGCCGTAGTCCTTGCAAATTTGATAGTTCTCATGTGAATCGGACGCTGCATCCATAGTTGCCAATTTTGGTGAGACAAGCCCTTTTGTCTTCTTAATCAATGGGTTAGCATAAGGGCTATCTGCGGAATTGCCGGGTGTGACTATAACATCTATAGGTAGTTGTGATTTTGTATTGACAACGAGATGGATTTTATATCCAAAGAAGAAATAATCTTCGCCTCTGTCAATGGAGTCAAATATAATCTTGAGAGGGTCACTGGATTTAATCTTTTGAATAATAGGGAGGAGTGCAAAGGAAAGTTGTTTTTTGGTTTTAAATTTCATGTTGACCTCCTTTTGTAACAAATTATATTATACAATAAATAGAGAGGAGGTCAAATGGAAACAGGAGGTGATAGCATTTTTATCGGTGCTTATACCCTGAATCAAGTTCAGGGTTGATAGATGAGCATCTATGGAATGCTAAATAGCCTCGTATTAGTGAGGAGGTGATGGCGGATATAGAAATTGGGATGATAGTCCTGGGTTAATCCACCCCGGCAGAGATAAGGTCGTAAGAAAAAGGAAGGTTATGTTGAATCCTGACCTGTTGTCAGGATAGGTTTACACAAAACTACTGACATAACCTTTTTTGTAAATGTAAGTTCACTGGGAATTAGCATTATCATGCTAATTCTACCTCTGAACCTTAACCGAGGAGGTCAAAGGCAGATTCTTGCTATCAGGCAGCCCTTAATAATGACCCTAATAATCCGACTGCCAACTTTGGTGCAGCTATGTGTAGGATTGTTAAGCTCTATAAAGACCCTGATATTAAAAAAATATTGGAGCTTTTAAAAGGTGATAGTGGAAGATATATTGGGAAAGGTAAGTTCCTTTATAGGTATCCTGTATTTTCACAAACACCCCAACTGTTGTATTCATTCATTACATTTATTACTGATAGCATTCCCACTGTGAGTGAGATTCAGCAAATTATTGAAGTAAAGGTTATTCCTGCTATTGACTACATACTGGCAAGGTTTAGTATAATTGAGAACAATCCCAGTTTCATATTTTATCTCACTCCCGGCATGGGACATGGAGTAGATGCAGAGATGCCAGATACTATTGAAATAGATGTAGGTGATGTTTATATAGGTGATGCTGCTTTAAGGACTGTAGAATCTCCACTTAGGGTTCTCACTGCCTATTATTTTGATGTAGTTTATGATAGTTTGAATGACTCTCTTTACATTCGTAAATTGATAGACACTCCTAATCCATTTGCTACATTAAAACCTGATGGTAGCACAAAAATGAGTACTGCAAGATATGACCTGCTTAACGGGGTTATTAAAGCAAAAAGGGGAATAACTTCTATTTTCAATGAGACCGATGACCAAAGTGATGACTTACTTCCTAATACAGATATGACTCAGGCAGATGTAGATTCAGCTATGGCAACTTTGGATAATATTACCAATGCTCTTAATAATCCTATTCAAATTCAAGTAGAGGATACATCAGGCATGATAGTAGAAATTACACTTGATGCAAAACAGTTCTTTATTAACCCTATCCAGGATTGGAAACAAAAGCTACCTGAGCATCACTGGGAAGGAACTGATTTTATTCCTGATTTTCCAATCACTTTTCCAGACCCCACATTTAACAATATCTTCCCAGGTATGACTAATGAGGATTGGCGTAGGATAATAGGACCTTAAATTTTATGTGCCTTTTTCTCATTTTTTTGTGTAGTTCAATTCCTGAGTTTGAGCTACACTCTATTTATAGGGACTTATTTCGGAATGAAAAGGGAGAGGAAATTTGGAATTATAGTGCTAATTTTAAACTAAAGTTTCAGTTTGGAAATCAAAATGTATTTGAAGTTACAGGTGGATATGCAAAAACAATTTTCGACTTTTTCCTTTTATCTGACGAGTTTAAAATACTTTCTTCTTGGGATATTAAAAAGTTATGTCTCCAATACAAAATGGCTTCATACCCCAATATAACAGGCTCACTTGGCACTACTAATAACACAGGACTACCCGATTATTCATTGGGTGTAGGCTTTCCTCTCCCTTTAAATTCTATTTTGGAAGTAGGACTTGCTCAGGTAATTATTCAAGGGGGAATCAATCTTGAGTCAGAGCTTTCACTCCAATATGAGTTCACCTAATCTAAATCCAAATATTATAAAGTTAGAAGGTCATTTTAAAGAAGCTAAATTTAGTTTCAATTGCGACCGCTGGGTTAATCCTTCTATTTTAGTAATATTTCAAAATAGTAACCCATATATTACTCTGTATAAGAAGTCAACAAAATTCTCCAAATCATCATTTAATTTTTCTCATATCCTATCTACTTTATCAGTAGAAATACCTATAACTAATGAAATAAAAGTCTATCCAACACTGAGTATTCGCAAATTTTTTGCTGAAGCTCACGGCTGGCTATCATTTTGGCCCTTTGCCGAAGATTTAATCTCCACTTTGGGCTCGAAGTGCTATTTTACTGGTGACTGTAACTTTTATGAATACAGCTCCTATTTTAAATTGAACTATAGAGCAATAAAAGCCAATGTAGGTTATAGTAGTATAAAAGGCCGTGGTGAAGTTACATCTTGGAAGCCTCTGTTTATGGGTATAGGTGTAGATGACTTAAGAATGGATTCATTGCCTAAATGTGTTGACTTTTTCAGTTTAGGTTTTTCTTTTTCTCATAATTTAGGAAAACTTGGTATAGGATATGAGATTGCACAAATTATTCCTATACACGTGAATGGTAACAACGCAAATGGAATCAAAGTATCTTCTAAATCTTTGGACCAAACACGAGGAAGGACCTATAGTATTTCATTAAATTATCAACTTAAATAAGCTCTTCCATTTTTAACAAAGAAATTGTTTCTCTGTCCAATCACTTTAATTACTTGACCATTTTAGTTTTATAGATTATATTTTATTCTAATATGAGATTATACGAATATGAAGGTAAGCTTTTGTTTAAGAAATATAAAATACCTATCCCTCAAAGTGCATTAATTGATGATTTATCTGAGCTTGATAAAGTAACCTATCCAGTAGTTTTAAAAGCTCAAGTCTTTATAGGGGGGCGTGGTAAAAAGGGGGTGATTAAAATAGCGAATACTCGTAAGGAAGCTGAGTCGATAATAAAAAATATGCTTGGCAAGAAAGTTGATGGCTATGAAGTCAAGAAAGTATTGGCTGAAGAGAAAGTAGATATTGAGCATGAGTTCTATACAAGTGCAGCTATTGACCGCATTCTTCACCAGCCACTCATTATAGCAGCTAAGGAGGGTGGTATAGAGATAGAAGAAATATCGCGTAAGCACCCTTCATCAATATCAAAGCATTACTTAGAAGTAGGTGAGCGTCCTGCTGATTGGGTTGGCAGGTCAGTGGCACAAAGTATGGGTCTTACTGGTGAGCTACTTGTTCAGGCAGGTAGTATTATAAATAATGTATATAATTTGTTCCTTGACTTTGACTGTAAATTAGTAGAAATCAATCCACTTGTCTTGACTAAAACTGGCACTCTTGTAGCTATTGACTCAAAATTGGATTTGGATGAGGATGCAATGTATCGGCATCCTGCTCTTAAAGAATTAGGTATAGAAGCAAGACATGAGGTCGGCGAGTTAACTTCTCGTGAGCGCCTTGCAAAAGTTGCCGGTATTCCTTATGTAGAGCTTGATGGTGACATTGGTGTATTTCCAGGGGGTGCTGGTTTTGGTATTGCTTCAATTGACTTAATTCATCACTTTGGTGGTAAGGCAGCAAATTTTATGGACTCTGGTGGTGCACCTACTCAGGAGAATCTGAGATTAATGTTAGGTCTATTAATGGATAACCCAAATGTCAAGGTAATTTTTGGTGCCCGTTTTGGTGGTATCTCAAGATGTGACGACTGGGCTAATGCAGTAGTGCAGTATGTTATTGAGAACAAGCCAAAGAAGCCTATGATTATGCGTATGGCTGGCAATATGGAGGAGGAGGGTAGGAAAATATTTGATAAAGCAAATAAGGATTACCCGGCGCTATTTAAAAATATAAAAGTATATAAATTTGATACCCCAATTGAGGAAGTAATTAAAGAAGCAGTAAAGACAGCCAAAAAGGTAGTTAGTAGTTAGCATTTTGTATTAAGTGTGGCGATAATTATTGACGAGAATACCGAGACTATAGTGCAGGGCATAACTGGCAAGAATGCTGAACTACATACCATGTTTATGCTTGAGTATGGGACAAGAGTTGTTGGAGGTGTGACTCCTGGGAAGGGTGGTTATAGTGTTCATGGTGTGCCAGTGTATGATACAGTTAAAGAGTGTCTTTTTGCACATCCTAATGCAACTGTCTCGTCAGTCTGGGTACCTGCAAGATTTGCGAAAGATGCTATACTTGAAGCAATTTATGCTGGTATTAAGACAGTGATAGTCATAACTGAACGGATTCCAATCCATGATATGCTAATAGTAAGGAAAGCTGCAAAAGAAAATAATACACTGGTTATAGGTGGCAATACACCAGGTGTGATATCGCCTGGCAAATCATTAGTAGGTATGTTACCTAAGATTGCATTCTCTCCTGGCAGAATTGGGACTGTAGCCCGTAGCGGTGCTATTACTTACTATATTGCAAATTCACTTAATCTTACAGGCTTAGGTGAGTCCACCTCAGTTGGCTTAGGGGGCGACCCAATTCTTGGGTGTAATTTTGAAGATATACTTAAGATGTTTGATGCAGATACTGAAACTACTGCTGTAGTGCTTGCAGGTGAAATAGGTGGAGTATACGAAGAAATAGCTGCCCCGTTTATAAAGAAAATGAGTAAGCCTTTAGTTGCATTTATAGCAGGTAAGGCAGCTCCTCAAGGGAAGCGGCTTGGTCATGCAGGTGCAATTATAGAGGGCGAGCTTGGGACAGCTGATAGCAAAATTAAGGCTTTAAAAGAGGCGGGGGCATTGATTGCGAATACATTATCAGAAATACCGAAATTGGTTAAAAAGGTAGTAGACATTAGCACTTCCTACATATGAGGAAATCTGAATGACGAATAAAAAATAAGGAGGTAATTATGTGGAAGACAGGTATAACAAAGGTAGAACCTAACCATATCGTGACAAGAGGTTATAGGCAGGAAGACTTGATTGGCAACATTCCGTTTTCCCATATAGTATTTCTTCTATTAAAGGGTAAATTACCAGATGAGCGTGAAGGTAAAATGATAGATGCTATCTTTGTCTCATCAATTGACCATGGGGTGACACCACCTACTACTTTATCTGCTCGAATGGTAGCGTCTGCAGGTGTCCCTTTGCCGACAGCAGTGGCCGCTGGTATACTTGCTGTTGGGGATGTCCATGGAGGTGCAATTGAGAGCTGTGCTAAGATACTACAGAAATGGTCAAATACAGGTGCACCTGAAGCTGTAGCCCCTAAGGTACTTACAGAGTTATCTGAGGTAGGGGAAAGGATGCCAGGAATTGGGCATAGAATACATACAGAGGACCCGCGTACTAAAAGGTTGTTTGAGCTTGCTGATGAGCTGAAGATTGCAGGTCCTAATGTAGCACTGATGAAGACGATAGAGGTAGAAATAAACAAGGATGCAAAGCGTAAGCTACCTATAAATGTAGATGGTGCAATAGGGGCAATAATATCGGATATGGGGTTTGACTGGCGGTTAGGTAAAGCATTCTTTTTATTGGGGAGGGTAGCTGGTTTAGTAGCACATGTCTATGAAGAGCAGACTCGTGAGAAGCCTATGCGAGAAATTTCGCCTAAAGAAGCTGAGTATGATGGACCGTGGGAGCGGAATATTTAGTTTAAGAGTCTAAAAGTATGGAGAGGACAGAGATTAAAGTAAACAAAGTGGTGAGTTGTTTTCTTGAGTCTGGAGGTAAGATATTAATTTTGCGTAGGAGTGAAAAAGTAGGCACCTATCGTGGCAAATGGGCAGGTGTAACAGGCTATATAGAGAACACACAAGATGAGCAGGCATTGAAAGAGATAGAGGAGGAGACTGGTTTGAAAGATACCGATGTTGAACTTGTAAGGAAGGGTAAGCCACTTGAAGCTATAGATAATGAGCTTAAGATTAAGTGGGTAATCTATCCTTATTTATTCCATGTAAATGAGCCAGAAAAGATACGGATTGACTGGGAGCATGTTGAGATGAAATGGATTTTACCTGAAGAGCTGGCTAAGTATAAGACTGTTCCAAGACTAAATGATGCATTGAAAAGAGTGTTACAAAAAGAATGACTAATGACGAAAAGGAAATGATGAAATATGGATTAAAGGAGATAGAAGTATTTTGTTGACTTTTGGATGGAAGGTATTATATTTTTAAAAAAGGGGCCAAGTGAATAGAAAATCAATAACTAAGATAACCAAAATTCTGAGTCTTCGTAAAGACGATTTACAAGAGAGATTCAAGATCAAAGAAATAGCGGTTTTTGGGTCTTATGTCAAAGGAAAACAAAACCAAAAGAGCGACATTGATATTTTGGTTGATTTTGAGCATGGTTATAAAACTTTTGACAATTACATGGAGCTTAAGTTCTTTCTTGAAGAAGTTCTAAATACGAAGGTGGATTTGGTACTAAAAACAGCTATCAAAGAAGAGATAAAGTCGTATATTCTTACAGAGGCTGTTTATGTCTAAAAGGAATTACAAGTTCTTTATCAAAGATATTAAGGAATGCACTGACAAGATTCTAATGTATGTTGGCAATAAATCATTTGAGAATTTCTCAAAAGATCAACTCTTAATAGATGCAATTGTTAGGAATCTTGAAATAATAGGCGAAGCAGTCAAACACGTCCCAAATAAATTAAAACAAGAGAATCCTCATATTGAATGGCATAAAATTGCAGGACTCAGGGACATACTTATCCATGAATATTTTGGCATAGATTATGAGGTTTTATGGGATATAGTTCAAAATAAAATCCCGAATTTAAATGTAGAAATTAAGAAACTGTTAGAGAAGTAAAATATCTGAAGCTGTTGAAAGATACAGGGTATGGATTGATGCTGAAATAAGAGGATAGCGTGAGTACAAAGAAGCATGGATTTTTCTTTTTTGAAAATTAATAGAGAGATGAAAATGTTTGGTTGACTTTTGGGTATAAAGATTATAATATAGAAGAGGACTTGAGATGAAGCATAAAATGAACCTGTCCCCAGTAGGAACCAAAAATTAAAATATTTGCTTTGTTGAATAAATATTTTTGGTACCTTTGATTTTCAACCTCTGACTTGGTTTTAGACAATTTTGACCTTGTCATTCTGAACAAAGTGAAGAATCTCATAAACCGGTGTCAATCAAGGTGTTGCAAGTTTTGTAAAGCGAATTATTCAACAAAGCATAATGCGTGGAAGAGAGTATTACACTGAGACCATAGATTAGTGACATACTTCAAAGGATAAAATAGCTGAGTTATCGCTGGCTATGACTATTGCGGAGAAGATTTTGGCACGTGTTTCGGGTAAAAAAGAAGTAAAAGTAGGTGAGATTGTGAATGCAAAAGTTGATGTTTGTATGTCGCATGAGAATGCGGTGCTTGTATGTAAGCATTTTAAAGAGATTGGAGTCAAAAAAGTTTGGGACCCTGAGCGTATTGTTATAGTCTTTGACCATCGTGTACCGGCTGATTCAGTTAATACTGCTATTGGACATAAAAAAGTGCGTGAGTTTGTTAAGGAGCAGGGGATATCCCATTTTTATGATATGCGTGCCGGGATATGTCATCAGATATTGCCTGAGAAGGGACATGTAAGACCTGGTGAGCTTATTGTGGGCACTGATTCACATACTACGACTCATGGTGCATTTGGTGCATTTGCGGCTGGGATAGGAGCAACTGAGATGGCATGTGTATGGGCGACGGGTGAGTTATGGCTTAGAGTACCTCCAACAATTAAGATTAAAGTTAGTGGAGAGTTTAAGCCATGGGTGAGTGCTAAGGATTTGATACTTTATATTATTGGTAAATTAGGTGCAGATGGTGCTGATTACAGGGCGATTGAGTTTTATGGTGATACAATTAATAATATGAGTATAGCAAGCCGTATGGTTTTATCTAATTTGTCAATGGAGGCAGGTGCTAAGGCAGCAATTGTGCCAGCGGATGATAAGACTATAGAGTATGTAAAAAATAGGAGTAGTAAGCAATTTACACCTATATATGCAGATAAGGATACAATGTATGAGCGAGAGTTAACTTTTGATGTCTCTAATCTTGAGCCACAGCTTGCGTGTCCGCATCAGGTAGATAATGTGCATCCGGTGTCAGAATTTGAAGGTCTTGAGATTCATCAAGCTCTTATAGGGTCGTGTACAAATGGTAGGCTTGAAGACCTTGAGGTAGCGGCTAAAATTATAAATGGGAAAAAGATACCTCTCTCTGTCAGGCTTATTGTTATACCGGCATCGTGGGAGGTATATTTAGAGGCAATGAGGGCTGGGTTACTTGCAACATTTATAAAAGCGGGTGGTGTGGTGTTAAACCCGGGCTGCGGTCCGTGTTTAGGTGCACATCAGGGCTTGTTAGCACCAGGTGAGAGGTGTATATCAACTACAAATCGTAACTTCCAAGGCAGGATGGGGTCACCTGATGCTGAAGTGTATCTGGCGTCACCGGCAACAGTAGCAGCATCGGCAGTGAAAGGAAAAATAACTAATCCAAGATCGTTAATCGTTAAACGGAAATCGGGAAACGGAAATTGGGATGGAAAAATATATTTCAAAAGAGGTATACAACGACTATAGAAAAGATGGGTTAAGGGCTGTTCAAATTATCAATGGCTATATAAGGTATCTACAGAAATGTAAGACGATTAACCATGATTAAAGGACGGGTGTGGAAGTTTGGTGATGATGTGAATACTGATGTTATATATCCAGGTAAGTATTTGCCAATTACTGACCCAAATGAGATGAAACTGCATGCATTTGAGAGTGTATATCCTGATTTTGTAAAAAAGTTTAATAAAGGTGATATAATAGTGGCTGGGAAATACTTTGGTTGCGGCTCATCGCGGGAACAGGCAGTGAGCTGTCTTAAGGCGGTGGGTGTATCGTGTATAATTGCAGAGTCATTTGCTCGTATTTATTATCGGAATGCGATAAATGATGGGTTACCTATATTAACTGCAGAGAGTGTATCAAAGAAGGTAAGAGAGGGTGACGAACTTGAGGTAGAACTTGAAAGTGGTGTAGTAAAGAACCTGACAACTAAAGAGACAATCAAAGCTAATATTTTACCCCCATTTATACTTGAGATTCTATCTTCTGGTGGTCTTATTCCTCATATAAAGTTAAAGCTCAAAAGTCAAAAGTTAAATCTTAAATAATGTCGGTTTTGCAAGCTACAGATGGTGAGTAACCAGTTTTGGGGTTGTGGAAGAATAGATATATAATAAAGTTTGTTGAATCATTGAGGTAAACTGAGGACGGTGGGTTATTGAGGTAAACTGAGGCTTGTCCATCTCGTCTTTTGGCGACTGGGTTTATTGCGTCTC includes these proteins:
- a CDS encoding transposase, with the translated sequence MQRCLLPVIIALRKFALKKCKTEKEVSWNIYYKKKKKSTKKIKVEFGEKNITPFGGMKLFNDFVVNLWLKRKLDESIEIQRRKSKYSIGKMLISIIYALVLDLTRLSDTILFPLDKVFLKILGFKEYPYDTTISRFLRKFTVPQALKIGEVNVGLLKEVRKSYKDKITLDLDSHVRTVYGSQRRASKGFNPKKKGRKSYHPNPLLHRGNKRFSIG
- a CDS encoding T9SS type A sorting domain-containing protein; its protein translation is MKGKSLSILILVLISKLMLQSSVSADSWTPKASMPTAREDLAAAVVDSKIYAIGGHASGTVFATNEEYDPLTNSWATKASMPTNRFALGADAVSGKIYAIGGGVNITKNEEYEPSTDTWTTKAPMPTRRGYLGVVAVNGKIYAIGGMGMGREPLATNEEYDPSTDTWTNKTSMPTARSALAVTVVGNKIYAVGGSAGGGVHLATNEEYDPITDTWSTKASMPTRRDGLAAATAYGKIYAIGGGTGGGVCVATNEEYDPVTDTWATKGSMPSKRWYLTAATVNNKIYAVGGWDPYGAGYLKANEEYTPDLPKVIVSVEPDTIIGPPPDIGDTFTDSICIADACSLYCWQFELNFNPAVLHAICVDEGPFLSQGGITLFMYDISDSSIHVSCTLEGSVPGVSGNGTMAYVTWQVIGYGSSILDLEAVVDSCESVDGYFYLQEPRIEEKVYSHLNKLKLQNYPNPFSQFTSIRYQVSSSGRVSLKVYDLAGRLIEVLVDDANHCGTHTLAWTPKGFSSGLYFLRLEFYPFSGEYEQVSNLVATNRVVILK
- a CDS encoding transposase; amino-acid sequence: MKFKTKKQLSFALLPIIQKIKSSDPLKIIFDSIDRGEDYFFFGYKIHLVVNTKSQLPIDVIVTPGNSADSPYANPLIKKTKGLVSPKLATMDAASDSHENYQICKDYGIIPIIDLNNRWKKPKSKDINLFTELSIPKVGSSLITIGDRFICPATYGPLRKDGRESKRKNRQFIHFKHNGSNYQTNQGLHFQK
- a CDS encoding succinate--CoA ligase subunit beta — its product is MRLYEYEGKLLFKKYKIPIPQSALIDDLSELDKVTYPVVLKAQVFIGGRGKKGVIKIANTRKEAESIIKNMLGKKVDGYEVKKVLAEEKVDIEHEFYTSAAIDRILHQPLIIAAKEGGIEIEEISRKHPSSISKHYLEVGERPADWVGRSVAQSMGLTGELLVQAGSIINNVYNLFLDFDCKLVEINPLVLTKTGTLVAIDSKLDLDEDAMYRHPALKELGIEARHEVGELTSRERLAKVAGIPYVELDGDIGVFPGGAGFGIASIDLIHHFGGKAANFMDSGGAPTQENLRLMLGLLMDNPNVKVIFGARFGGISRCDDWANAVVQYVIENKPKKPMIMRMAGNMEEEGRKIFDKANKDYPALFKNIKVYKFDTPIEEVIKEAVKTAKKVVSS
- the sucD gene encoding succinate--CoA ligase subunit alpha yields the protein MAIIIDENTETIVQGITGKNAELHTMFMLEYGTRVVGGVTPGKGGYSVHGVPVYDTVKECLFAHPNATVSSVWVPARFAKDAILEAIYAGIKTVIVITERIPIHDMLIVRKAAKENNTLVIGGNTPGVISPGKSLVGMLPKIAFSPGRIGTVARSGAITYYIANSLNLTGLGESTSVGLGGDPILGCNFEDILKMFDADTETTAVVLAGEIGGVYEEIAAPFIKKMSKPLVAFIAGKAAPQGKRLGHAGAIIEGELGTADSKIKALKEAGALIANTLSEIPKLVKKVVDISTSYI
- a CDS encoding citryl-CoA lyase; amino-acid sequence: MWKTGITKVEPNHIVTRGYRQEDLIGNIPFSHIVFLLLKGKLPDEREGKMIDAIFVSSIDHGVTPPTTLSARMVASAGVPLPTAVAAGILAVGDVHGGAIESCAKILQKWSNTGAPEAVAPKVLTELSEVGERMPGIGHRIHTEDPRTKRLFELADELKIAGPNVALMKTIEVEINKDAKRKLPINVDGAIGAIISDMGFDWRLGKAFFLLGRVAGLVAHVYEEQTREKPMREISPKEAEYDGPWERNI
- a CDS encoding NUDIX pyrophosphatase, with protein sequence MERTEIKVNKVVSCFLESGGKILILRRSEKVGTYRGKWAGVTGYIENTQDEQALKEIEEETGLKDTDVELVRKGKPLEAIDNELKIKWVIYPYLFHVNEPEKIRIDWEHVEMKWILPEELAKYKTVPRLNDALKRVLQKE
- a CDS encoding nucleotidyltransferase family protein, which produces MNRKSITKITKILSLRKDDLQERFKIKEIAVFGSYVKGKQNQKSDIDILVDFEHGYKTFDNYMELKFFLEEVLNTKVDLVLKTAIKEEIKSYILTEAVYV
- a CDS encoding DUF86 domain-containing protein, translating into MSKRNYKFFIKDIKECTDKILMYVGNKSFENFSKDQLLIDAIVRNLEIIGEAVKHVPNKLKQENPHIEWHKIAGLRDILIHEYFGIDYEVLWDIVQNKIPNLNVEIKKLLEK